The following coding sequences are from one Triticum aestivum cultivar Chinese Spring chromosome 5A, IWGSC CS RefSeq v2.1, whole genome shotgun sequence window:
- the LOC123101380 gene encoding serine carboxypeptidase 1-like: protein MEHNLPVWLYSFSYFTGDFDSVCPFTAMRYTLHALGLDVTEPWRPWTVNNEAGGYIQGYNCGLVFVTVRGAGHMVPAYQPERALVLISAFLNETLSPRYDM, encoded by the exons ATGGAGCACAACCTCCCGGTGTGGCTGTACAG TTTTTCTTATTTCACCGGCGACTTTGACTCCGTATGCCCATTCACCGCCATGAGGTACACCCTACATGCCCTCGGACTTGATGTCACGGAGCCATGGCGCCCATGGACAGTAAACAACGAG GCTGGAGGGTACATTCAGGGGTACAATTGTGGGCTGGTGTTTGTGACCGTCAGGGGTGCGGGGCACATGGTTCCTGCCTACCAGCCCGAGCGAGCTCTGGTGTTGATCAGTGCCTTCCTCAATGAAACACTTTCACCGCGCTATGACATGTGA